Proteins from a single region of Dysosmobacter acutus:
- the miaA gene encoding tRNA (adenosine(37)-N6)-dimethylallyltransferase MiaA, with protein MAGKLICVVGPTASGKTRLGVEIAKRWGGEVVSVDSMQIYRGMSIGTAAPTPAEMQGVPHHMVGVADPAESWSVARFVQEATERVEDILRRGRQPVLVGGTGLYLDALVRGGGFAPGGSGGAVRHALRERLEREGVEPLLRELRRVDPQAAERLHPADEKRILRALEVYLETGKTITAHNEESRLRPPRYEAVYIGLAFRDREEMKRLIDARVERMAADGLVDEVRALLQSGLPRDATALQAIGYKEFAGVIEGEKSEEEAIEEVKLRSRQYAKRQLTWLRRNPEIHWIWWEGERDFAEALRLSTEIITAQGLG; from the coding sequence ATGGCGGGAAAGCTGATCTGCGTCGTGGGCCCCACCGCCTCCGGAAAGACCCGGCTGGGGGTGGAGATCGCCAAACGATGGGGCGGCGAGGTGGTCAGCGTGGATTCCATGCAGATATACCGGGGCATGTCCATCGGCACCGCGGCGCCCACGCCCGCGGAGATGCAGGGCGTTCCCCACCACATGGTCGGCGTGGCCGATCCGGCGGAGAGCTGGTCCGTGGCCCGGTTTGTCCAGGAGGCCACAGAGCGCGTGGAGGACATCCTCCGCCGGGGAAGACAGCCGGTTTTGGTGGGCGGCACCGGCCTCTACCTGGACGCTTTGGTCCGGGGCGGGGGCTTTGCCCCCGGCGGCTCCGGCGGAGCCGTCCGCCATGCACTCCGGGAGCGGCTGGAGCGTGAGGGCGTTGAGCCTCTGCTCCGGGAGCTGCGACGAGTGGACCCCCAGGCCGCCGAACGGCTGCATCCGGCGGATGAAAAGCGGATTCTGCGGGCGCTGGAGGTCTACCTTGAGACGGGAAAGACCATTACCGCCCACAATGAGGAGAGCCGGCTCCGGCCGCCCCGGTATGAGGCGGTGTATATCGGCCTTGCCTTCCGGGACCGGGAGGAGATGAAGCGCCTCATCGACGCGCGGGTGGAGCGCATGGCGGCCGATGGGCTGGTGGATGAGGTGAGGGCCCTTTTGCAAAGCGGGCTCCCCCGGGACGCCACCGCGCTCCAGGCCATCGGCTACAAGGAGTTTGCCGGTGTGATAGAGGGGGAGAAGAGCGAAGAGGAGGCCATTGAGGAGGTCAAGCTCCGCTCCCGCCAGTATGCCAAACGGCAGCTCACGTGGCTGCGCCGCAATCCGGAGATTCACTGGATTTGGTGGGAAGGAGAGCGGGATTTTGCCGAAGCCCTCCGCCTTTCGACAGAAATCATCACCGCCCAGGGCTTAGGATAA
- the mutL gene encoding DNA mismatch repair endonuclease MutL — protein sequence MAQIQQLSSHVADLIAAGEVVERPASVVKELVENAVDAGASSVVVEVRRGGMGLIRVTDNGCGIAPEELPTAFLRHATSKLRQESDLGRIGTLGFRGEALAAISAVSRVDICTCPAGALTGARLHLEGGVGGEVEETGAPQGTTVSVQDLFYNTPARLKFMKKDTAETAAVMGLMQHLALSHPEISCKFIKDGVEALHTPGDGKLSSAVYAALGRDFARSLVEVSGRGGEVAVHGFVTRPLAGRGSRSMQTFFVNGRFIKSPLLTAALEEGYRNQIMKGRFPGCVLHVELPVTAVDVNVHPAKTQVKFAREKEVFDAVFHTVVDALEQDGKPAAPGRREEFFKTMDARTYRESAGAEGSAARPAAPDRTVTPERPAAPTPSGVRPLVPAAPVVRPAAGRIVLPAQPPAWDTETGGKTSVRDRAPQVPGYYRREPEAALPGVERAARTEESDAAPAKRSAESLPEAEQQSMPLPGAAGRSAETPWRIAGEVLKTYIICEDEGGSVWLIDKHAAHERINFDRMKARLEPPMRQRLLSPIVLELSREDGALLLENLKILEEFGFSCEDFGGDSVLVREVSADIDAADAEATLEEFAENLRSGRDVDERREKLLHTMACKAAIKAGMDSSEQELRVLVERVQSGEIKYCPHGRPVAVELSRYELEKMFRRA from the coding sequence ATGGCACAGATTCAACAACTGAGCTCCCATGTGGCGGACCTGATCGCCGCCGGCGAGGTGGTGGAGCGGCCCGCCAGCGTGGTGAAGGAGCTGGTGGAAAACGCGGTGGACGCCGGGGCGTCCTCCGTGGTGGTGGAGGTGCGCCGGGGCGGCATGGGATTGATCCGTGTCACGGACAACGGCTGCGGCATTGCGCCGGAGGAGCTGCCCACCGCCTTTTTGCGCCACGCCACCAGTAAGCTGCGCCAGGAGAGCGACCTGGGCAGGATCGGCACGCTGGGCTTTCGCGGCGAGGCGCTGGCGGCCATTTCCGCCGTGTCCCGGGTGGATATCTGCACCTGCCCCGCCGGGGCGCTGACCGGCGCAAGACTCCATCTGGAGGGGGGCGTGGGCGGAGAGGTGGAGGAGACCGGAGCGCCCCAGGGCACCACGGTTTCGGTGCAGGACCTCTTTTACAACACACCGGCCCGCCTCAAGTTCATGAAGAAGGACACGGCTGAGACGGCGGCGGTGATGGGGCTGATGCAGCACCTGGCGCTGTCCCACCCGGAGATATCCTGCAAGTTTATCAAGGACGGCGTGGAGGCGCTTCACACCCCGGGGGACGGGAAGCTTTCCTCCGCCGTGTACGCCGCGCTGGGCCGGGACTTTGCCCGGAGCCTGGTGGAGGTCTCCGGCCGGGGCGGCGAGGTGGCGGTGCATGGCTTTGTCACCAGGCCTCTGGCGGGCCGCGGGTCCCGCAGCATGCAGACCTTTTTCGTCAACGGCCGCTTCATCAAATCGCCTCTTTTGACGGCGGCGCTGGAGGAGGGCTACCGCAACCAGATCATGAAGGGCCGCTTTCCCGGCTGCGTGCTCCATGTGGAGCTGCCGGTGACGGCGGTGGACGTGAACGTCCACCCGGCCAAGACCCAGGTGAAGTTCGCCCGGGAGAAGGAGGTCTTTGACGCCGTGTTCCACACGGTGGTGGACGCGCTGGAGCAGGACGGAAAGCCGGCGGCTCCCGGCCGGCGGGAGGAATTTTTCAAGACTATGGACGCCCGGACCTATCGGGAGAGCGCCGGGGCGGAGGGGAGTGCCGCGCGGCCCGCCGCTCCCGATCGGACAGTGACACCGGAGCGGCCCGCCGCTCCGACACCGTCTGGTGTACGGCCACTTGTTCCCGCCGCGCCGGTGGTGCGCCCGGCGGCAGGCCGGATTGTGCTGCCAGCCCAGCCGCCTGCCTGGGATACGGAGACAGGCGGGAAAACATCGGTGCGGGACAGGGCGCCGCAGGTCCCGGGTTACTATCGGCGGGAACCTGAGGCCGCCCTGCCGGGCGTGGAGAGGGCGGCGCGAACGGAAGAGAGCGACGCGGCCCCGGCAAAGAGGAGTGCTGAAAGCCTTCCGGAGGCGGAGCAGCAGTCCATGCCTCTGCCCGGCGCGGCGGGCCGGAGCGCCGAAACGCCCTGGCGCATTGCCGGGGAGGTGCTCAAGACCTACATCATCTGCGAGGACGAAGGGGGCAGCGTGTGGCTCATCGACAAGCACGCCGCCCATGAGCGGATCAATTTTGACCGCATGAAGGCCCGCCTGGAGCCGCCCATGCGCCAGCGGCTCCTCTCGCCCATTGTGCTGGAGCTGTCCCGGGAGGACGGGGCGCTGCTTCTTGAGAACCTGAAGATTCTGGAGGAGTTCGGCTTTTCCTGTGAGGACTTCGGCGGCGATTCGGTGCTGGTGCGGGAGGTGAGCGCGGACATCGACGCAGCCGACGCGGAGGCTACGCTGGAGGAGTTCGCGGAAAACCTGCGCAGCGGCCGGGACGTGGATGAGCGCAGGGAAAAGCTGCTCCACACCATGGCCTGCAAAGCCGCCATCAAGGCGGGCATGGACAGCTCAGAGCAGGAGCTGCGGGTACTGGTGGAGCGGGTCCAGTCGGGGGAGATCAAATACTGCCCCCACGGCCGCCCCGTGGCGGTGGAGCTGAGCCGCTACGAGTTAGAGAAGATGTTCAGGCGGGCATAG
- a CDS encoding cell division protein SepF: protein MSILDELKKWTHPYEDEDEEYEDDFPDLSKKESPFEDRRSERKAVAEDRRNKVVNIHATTQLKVVLVKPERFENASEIADHLKDKRTVVINLESTNKDIARRLIDFLSGVAYAGEGKIKKVAANTYIITPYHVDIEGDLIDELENNGLYF, encoded by the coding sequence ATGAGCATTCTGGACGAGCTGAAGAAGTGGACCCATCCCTATGAGGATGAGGACGAGGAATATGAGGACGACTTCCCCGATTTGAGCAAAAAGGAGTCTCCCTTTGAGGACCGGCGCTCGGAGCGGAAGGCCGTGGCCGAGGACCGGCGCAACAAGGTGGTGAACATCCATGCCACCACCCAGCTGAAGGTGGTGCTGGTGAAGCCGGAGCGCTTTGAAAACGCCTCTGAGATTGCCGACCACCTGAAGGACAAGCGCACCGTGGTCATCAACCTGGAGTCCACCAACAAGGACATTGCCCGCCGCCTGATCGACTTTTTGTCCGGCGTGGCCTATGCCGGCGAGGGCAAGATCAAAAAGGTGGCTGCCAACACGTACATCATCACCCCCTACCATGTGGACATTGAGGGCGACCTGATCGACGAGCTGGAGAACAACGGCCTGTACTTTTAA
- a CDS encoding HAD family hydrolase has protein sequence MTPIVAILYDFDKTLCTTDMQDYAFIPSLGMTPSEFWQKANRFGWENRMDGILAYMFTMLQESRSRNLPWTRQGLVEKGRSIVLFPGVRDWFRRINAFGASQGVEVEHYIISSGLREIIEGSSISGEFKEIYASEFYYDESGVPVWPKLAVNFTAKTQFVYRINKGVLDVSNDRDLNASMPDDSKRVPFTNMIYMGDGLSDVPCMKMMRAYGGQAIAVYQDGNRPGVEDLLSKGRVDFIFPADYSEGTDLDATVKNIITKMSILDRLTEENTQQLKRIGWDVLPNQASLFEAPQEGKTL, from the coding sequence ATGACGCCCATCGTCGCCATCCTGTATGATTTTGACAAGACCCTCTGCACCACGGACATGCAGGATTACGCCTTCATCCCAAGCCTGGGGATGACCCCGTCCGAGTTCTGGCAGAAGGCCAACCGGTTCGGCTGGGAAAACCGCATGGACGGCATTCTGGCCTACATGTTCACCATGCTCCAGGAGTCAAGGAGCAGGAACCTGCCCTGGACCCGGCAGGGCCTGGTGGAAAAGGGCAGGAGCATCGTCCTCTTCCCCGGGGTGCGGGACTGGTTCCGGCGGATCAACGCGTTCGGAGCGTCCCAGGGGGTGGAGGTGGAGCACTACATCATCTCCTCCGGATTGCGGGAGATCATCGAGGGTTCGTCCATCAGCGGCGAGTTCAAGGAAATTTATGCCAGTGAGTTCTACTACGATGAATCCGGCGTGCCGGTGTGGCCCAAACTGGCGGTCAACTTCACCGCCAAGACCCAGTTTGTCTACCGCATCAACAAGGGCGTGTTAGACGTGTCCAACGACAGGGACCTGAACGCCTCCATGCCCGACGACAGCAAGCGGGTGCCCTTCACCAACATGATCTACATGGGCGACGGGCTCTCCGACGTGCCCTGCATGAAGATGATGCGGGCCTACGGCGGCCAGGCCATCGCCGTGTACCAGGACGGCAACCGCCCCGGTGTGGAGGACCTGCTGAGCAAGGGGCGGGTGGACTTCATCTTCCCGGCGGACTACAGCGAGGGCACGGATCTGGACGCCACGGTGAAGAACATCATCACCAAGATGTCCATTTTGGACCGGTTGACGGAGGAGAACACCCAGCAGCTCAAGCGGATCGGCTGGGACGTGCTGCCCAACCAGGCCAGCTTATTTGAAGCGCCGCAGGAAGGAAAGACCCTGTGA
- a CDS encoding DivIVA domain-containing protein, with amino-acid sequence MLTPQEVSNHAFTKAMMGGYNMAMVDEFLDELTDDYTSLYKENAALKAKLKVLVDKVEEYRSTEDAMRAALLTAQKMAGSIVQEAEKKRDELLDEAETRARERIGDLQNEVSAQQQRLTAGQQSLAEFIRTSREACEKQLAFLEELPELPVQAAQPPEEEKGHSVEEIEEQILAAYNEEPSAAVEPEEETPAREEEQNPFLDDATRTINLDDLKFGRNYNGGK; translated from the coding sequence ATGCTGACGCCGCAGGAGGTTTCAAATCACGCCTTTACCAAGGCGATGATGGGTGGCTACAACATGGCCATGGTGGACGAGTTCTTAGATGAGCTGACCGACGACTATACGTCGCTGTACAAGGAGAACGCCGCGCTGAAGGCGAAGCTGAAGGTCCTGGTGGACAAGGTGGAGGAATACCGCTCCACGGAGGACGCCATGCGGGCCGCGCTGCTGACGGCCCAGAAGATGGCGGGCAGCATTGTGCAGGAGGCGGAGAAAAAGCGGGACGAGCTGCTTGATGAGGCGGAGACCAGGGCCAGAGAGCGGATAGGCGATCTGCAAAACGAGGTGTCGGCGCAGCAGCAGCGGCTGACGGCCGGGCAGCAGTCCTTGGCTGAGTTCATCCGCACCTCCAGGGAAGCCTGTGAAAAGCAGCTGGCGTTCTTAGAGGAGCTGCCGGAGCTGCCGGTCCAGGCGGCGCAGCCCCCGGAGGAGGAAAAGGGCCATTCCGTTGAGGAGATCGAGGAGCAGATCCTGGCCGCCTACAACGAAGAGCCGTCCGCCGCCGTGGAGCCGGAGGAGGAGACTCCTGCAAGGGAAGAGGAGCAAAACCCCTTCCTGGACGACGCCACCCGGACCATTAATCTGGATGATTTGAAGTTTGGCCGCAACTACAACGGCGGAAAATAA
- a CDS encoding CPBP family intramembrane glutamic endopeptidase — MARRAAAAGLSDGEKIAGTVFFVLYVAVLPFVTRPALDLLGRMLGVEIGESLGNTIYYYVVFAVTLILFHRFIGRTSALFVNNLNNSLKTLAMGFVAFYGLNELVYRLANMATGAHTNLNDMTISAQISAAPRTTILIVVALAPFVEEVLFRGLVFGGIRSRSRFAAYAASCLLFALLHVWQYAVGSHDLSYLVLTLEYLVPGVVFCWAYEHSGTLWTSILLHAGVNALSVATLLS; from the coding sequence ATGGCAAGACGCGCCGCTGCCGCCGGCTTAAGCGACGGAGAAAAGATCGCCGGCACCGTGTTTTTTGTGCTCTATGTGGCGGTGCTGCCCTTTGTCACCCGCCCGGCCCTGGACCTGTTAGGCCGGATGCTTGGGGTGGAGATCGGGGAGTCCCTGGGCAACACCATTTACTATTACGTCGTTTTCGCGGTGACGCTGATCCTGTTTCACCGCTTCATCGGACGCACGTCCGCTCTTTTCGTCAACAATCTCAACAACAGCCTCAAGACGCTGGCCATGGGGTTTGTGGCCTTCTACGGCCTCAATGAGCTGGTGTACCGCCTGGCCAACATGGCCACCGGCGCCCACACCAACCTCAACGACATGACCATCTCCGCCCAGATCAGCGCCGCGCCCCGCACCACCATCCTCATTGTGGTGGCGCTCGCGCCCTTTGTGGAGGAGGTGCTGTTCCGGGGGCTGGTTTTCGGCGGCATACGGTCCCGCAGCCGCTTCGCGGCCTACGCCGCGTCCTGTCTGCTCTTCGCCCTGCTCCATGTGTGGCAGTACGCCGTGGGAAGCCACGATCTCTCCTATCTGGTGCTGACTCTGGAATACCTTGTGCCCGGCGTGGTATTCTGCTGGGCCTATGAGCACTCCGGGACGCTCTGGACGTCCATCCTGCTCCACGCCGGGGTCAACGCCCTGTCGGTGGCCACGCTGCTTTCATGA
- the hfq gene encoding RNA chaperone Hfq, producing the protein MQKQANYQELFLSQVRRGRTPVTVFLVNGFQLRGVISGFDSFVVMLDSDGKQQMIYKHAISTVVPARAVEMKEEE; encoded by the coding sequence ATGCAAAAGCAAGCCAACTACCAGGAACTGTTTCTTTCCCAGGTGAGACGGGGCCGGACTCCGGTGACGGTCTTTTTGGTGAACGGATTCCAGCTGCGGGGCGTGATTTCCGGCTTTGACAGCTTTGTGGTGATGTTAGACAGCGACGGCAAGCAGCAGATGATCTATAAGCACGCCATCTCCACGGTGGTGCCGGCCAGGGCGGTGGAGATGAAGGAAGAGGAATAA
- the mutS gene encoding DNA mismatch repair protein MutS gives MAELTPMMKQYLKIKEENKDSILFFRLGDFYEMFDEDARTASQELDLTLTSRDKDPNKSAEEKIPMCGIPYHASDSYIARLIAKGYKVAICEQMEDPATAKGLVKRDIIRVITPGTVIDSACLEDKSSNFLCGVYLDSQNAGVAFCDITTGKTHLTSCSGRERIEHVINEIGRFSPAEAILNDAAASEGQLTETLRERFHCRVENGGEDRFALKAAQEHIAMQFGAEALSRLGAGNPAAAMALGGLLSYLYETQKTTLSHINDLDYYEQGRFMELDLTARRNLELTETLRGKEKKGSLLWVLDRTKTAMGGRMLRSFLERPLLSVTAIQRRLGAVSALVEDTAAREEIIAALTGMGDLERLIGRIVYGTAGARDMAALRASAERLPAVAEQLGRFTDRRLAEIARELDPLTDLQEEIAAVIGDEPPFSVREGGFIRPGYDAEVDRLRDILSGGKGVIAGIEAQEREKTGIRTLKVGYNKVFGYYIEAPRSAADKVPGHYIRKQTLANGERYITQELKDLEHTILTASDRVKALEYELFTRLREKVSAQAVRIQRTAAAAAEADALCSLAEVAVRNHYCRPSVDESGVLEIHEGRHPVVERMLRDSLFVPNDTFMGEKENRVAIITGPNMAGKSTYMRQVALIVLMAQMGSFVPAASARIGVVDRIFTRIGASDDLAAGQSTFMVEMTEVSEILHQATSESLLILDEIGRGTSTYDGMSIARAVLEYCAEKKRAKTLFATHYHELTELESSLSGAVNYNIAVKTRGEDIIFLRKILPGGADRSYGIEVAKLAGLPPKVVERAKKILKELEEANGVQYVAPRTEEPQVSLAAIGEGEVLDALRRCQVETLTPLEAMNLLYQLKQKLS, from the coding sequence ATGGCGGAGCTGACCCCCATGATGAAGCAGTATTTGAAGATCAAAGAGGAGAACAAGGATTCCATCCTCTTTTTCCGGCTTGGAGACTTTTACGAGATGTTCGACGAGGACGCCCGGACGGCCTCCCAGGAGCTGGACCTGACCCTGACAAGCAGGGACAAGGACCCCAACAAGAGCGCGGAGGAGAAAATCCCCATGTGCGGGATTCCCTACCACGCCAGCGACAGCTACATCGCCCGGCTCATCGCCAAGGGCTATAAGGTGGCCATCTGCGAGCAGATGGAGGACCCGGCCACGGCCAAGGGGCTGGTGAAGCGGGACATCATCCGGGTCATCACCCCGGGCACGGTGATCGACAGCGCCTGCCTGGAGGACAAGAGCAGCAACTTTTTGTGCGGCGTGTACCTGGATTCCCAGAACGCCGGCGTGGCCTTTTGCGACATCACCACCGGCAAGACCCACCTCACCTCCTGCTCCGGCCGGGAGCGGATAGAGCACGTGATCAACGAGATCGGCCGCTTTTCCCCGGCGGAGGCCATTTTAAACGACGCCGCCGCGTCGGAGGGGCAGCTGACGGAGACGCTGCGGGAGCGGTTCCACTGCCGGGTGGAAAACGGCGGTGAGGACCGCTTCGCCCTGAAGGCGGCGCAGGAGCACATCGCCATGCAGTTCGGCGCCGAGGCGCTCTCCCGCCTGGGCGCGGGGAATCCCGCCGCCGCCATGGCCCTGGGGGGCCTTTTGAGCTATCTCTATGAGACCCAGAAGACCACCCTCTCCCACATCAACGACCTGGACTACTATGAGCAGGGCCGGTTCATGGAGCTGGATTTGACCGCCCGGCGGAACCTGGAGCTGACGGAGACGCTCCGGGGCAAGGAGAAGAAGGGAAGCCTCCTCTGGGTGCTGGACCGGACGAAAACCGCCATGGGCGGCCGGATGCTCCGCAGTTTTCTGGAGAGGCCCCTTTTGAGCGTCACGGCCATCCAGCGCCGCCTGGGCGCCGTCTCCGCCCTGGTGGAGGACACGGCGGCCCGGGAGGAGATCATTGCGGCCCTCACCGGCATGGGGGATTTGGAGCGTCTTATCGGGCGCATCGTCTACGGCACCGCAGGTGCCCGCGACATGGCCGCCCTGCGCGCCTCCGCAGAGCGGCTGCCCGCCGTGGCGGAGCAGTTGGGCCGCTTCACCGACCGCCGCCTTGCGGAGATAGCCCGGGAGCTGGATCCCCTTACGGACCTTCAGGAGGAGATCGCCGCCGTCATTGGGGACGAGCCGCCCTTTTCCGTCCGGGAGGGCGGCTTCATCCGCCCGGGCTACGACGCGGAGGTGGACCGTCTGCGGGATATTCTCTCCGGCGGCAAGGGCGTTATCGCCGGCATCGAGGCCCAGGAGCGGGAGAAGACCGGTATCCGCACCTTGAAGGTGGGCTACAACAAGGTGTTCGGCTACTACATCGAGGCGCCAAGGTCCGCCGCGGACAAGGTGCCGGGCCACTATATCCGCAAGCAGACCCTGGCCAATGGGGAGCGCTACATCACCCAGGAGCTCAAGGATTTGGAGCATACCATCCTGACGGCCTCCGACCGTGTGAAGGCGCTGGAATACGAGCTCTTTACCCGGCTGCGGGAGAAGGTTTCCGCCCAGGCGGTCCGCATCCAGCGGACGGCCGCGGCCGCGGCGGAGGCGGACGCGCTGTGCTCACTGGCAGAGGTGGCGGTGCGCAACCACTACTGCCGCCCCAGCGTGGATGAGTCCGGCGTCCTGGAGATTCACGAGGGCCGCCACCCGGTGGTGGAGCGGATGCTCAGGGACAGCCTCTTTGTGCCCAACGACACCTTCATGGGGGAGAAGGAGAACCGGGTGGCCATCATCACCGGCCCCAACATGGCGGGAAAGTCCACCTACATGCGCCAGGTGGCGCTGATCGTCCTCATGGCCCAGATGGGCTCCTTTGTACCGGCCGCCTCCGCCCGCATCGGCGTGGTGGACCGGATTTTCACCCGCATCGGCGCCAGCGACGACCTGGCCGCCGGTCAGTCCACCTTTATGGTGGAGATGACCGAGGTGTCGGAGATTCTCCATCAGGCCACCTCCGAGAGCCTTCTGATCTTAGATGAGATCGGCCGGGGCACCTCCACCTATGACGGCATGTCCATCGCCCGGGCGGTGCTGGAGTACTGCGCGGAGAAAAAACGGGCCAAGACACTGTTCGCCACCCACTACCACGAGCTGACGGAGCTGGAAAGCAGCCTCAGCGGCGCCGTGAACTACAACATCGCCGTGAAAACCAGGGGCGAGGACATCATCTTCCTGCGCAAGATCCTGCCCGGGGGCGCGGACCGCAGCTACGGCATCGAGGTGGCCAAGTTAGCGGGCCTGCCTCCAAAGGTGGTGGAGCGGGCCAAAAAGATTCTTAAGGAGTTGGAGGAGGCCAACGGAGTGCAGTACGTGGCGCCCCGGACCGAGGAGCCCCAGGTGTCCCTTGCGGCCATAGGGGAGGGGGAGGTGCTGGACGCCCTGCGCCGCTGCCAGGTGGAGACGCTGACGCCCCTTGAGGCCATGAACCTCCTCTACCAGCTCAAGCAGAAGCTGTCGTAG
- a CDS encoding HlyD family efflux transporter periplasmic adaptor subunit: MKSGVTKGILTVLMLCILAYFGIQIGGYFSDPLSTVTAYQYQVEDAVTVTGYVVRQEEVLSDGGAGVLDLRRSEGEKVGAGQTLAVVYKDQSTLDARDQIEALTARLEQLQYAQDASLSSEVSLRLDSDILSRITKLHTTLSEDKLTSADSVLSDLRSLILKRDYTYTDAADLSGEIASVQGQIQSLRSSASAATTVIAAKSSGVYSAVVDGYETVLVPDALKTMTAKEFRAIGRDGAVSSRVGKLIYGDTWYFVTLLRQSDAESLASSTTLRFAKGIDTPFRVKVESVSEPEDGRCVVVFSTNKYLSEVTLLRQQSADVVRSSYDGLRVPRNAVRVDESGQSGVYCRVGVTARFKPVEVTYTGEDFCLIRGTSDEDKRRLRTGDQVILSAGELYDGKIVGN, from the coding sequence ATGAAGTCGGGTGTCACAAAAGGAATACTGACCGTGCTGATGCTGTGCATTCTGGCCTACTTTGGGATTCAGATCGGCGGATACTTCTCCGATCCGCTGTCCACGGTCACGGCTTATCAGTATCAGGTGGAGGACGCGGTCACCGTCACCGGATACGTGGTGCGTCAGGAGGAGGTGCTCTCCGATGGGGGTGCCGGCGTGCTGGACCTGCGCCGCAGCGAAGGGGAGAAGGTGGGCGCTGGCCAGACGCTGGCCGTGGTGTATAAGGACCAATCCACCCTGGACGCCCGGGATCAGATCGAAGCGCTCACCGCGCGATTGGAGCAGCTCCAGTATGCCCAGGACGCCTCCCTCTCCTCGGAGGTGTCGCTGCGGCTGGACAGCGACATCCTATCCCGGATCACCAAATTGCACACGACCCTCTCCGAGGACAAGCTGACCTCGGCGGACAGCGTCCTCTCCGACCTGCGGTCCCTGATTCTGAAACGCGACTATACATATACCGATGCGGCGGACCTCTCCGGAGAGATCGCCAGCGTGCAGGGCCAGATTCAGTCCCTGCGTTCCTCGGCCTCGGCGGCCACCACGGTGATCGCCGCCAAGAGCTCCGGCGTCTATTCGGCGGTGGTGGACGGCTACGAGACCGTGTTGGTGCCGGACGCGCTGAAGACCATGACGGCAAAGGAGTTCCGCGCCATCGGGCGGGACGGCGCCGTCTCCTCCCGGGTGGGAAAGCTGATCTACGGCGACACCTGGTATTTTGTGACGCTGCTGCGCCAGTCCGACGCGGAGAGCCTGGCCTCTTCCACCACGCTGCGCTTTGCCAAGGGCATCGACACGCCCTTCCGGGTGAAGGTGGAATCGGTGAGCGAGCCTGAGGACGGCCGGTGCGTGGTGGTCTTCTCCACCAACAAGTACCTCTCCGAGGTGACGCTGCTGCGCCAGCAGAGCGCGGACGTGGTCCGCTCCTCCTACGACGGGCTGCGGGTGCCGCGAAACGCCGTCCGGGTGGACGAGTCCGGCCAGAGCGGCGTCTACTGCCGGGTGGGCGTCACAGCCCGGTTTAAGCCCGTGGAGGTGACCTACACCGGGGAGGACTTCTGCCTGATCCGGGGCACATCCGATGAGGACAAGCGGCGGCTGCGGACGGGCGACCAGGTGATCCTCTCGGCGGGGGAGCTGTACGACGGAAAAATCGTTGGAAATTGA
- a CDS encoding DUF6440 family protein: MAKEKRFVRVFKESSMGESNEVWVDRATGVNYFYRGSGYGGGLTPLLGADGMPVVTRLMDGEE; encoded by the coding sequence ATGGCAAAGGAAAAACGATTTGTCAGGGTGTTTAAGGAATCCTCCATGGGGGAGTCTAATGAGGTCTGGGTGGACCGGGCCACCGGTGTGAACTATTTTTACCGCGGCTCCGGCTACGGCGGCGGATTGACGCCGCTTCTTGGGGCGGACGGCATGCCGGTGGTCACCCGCCTGATGGACGGGGAGGAGTGA
- a CDS encoding YggS family pyridoxal phosphate-dependent enzyme has protein sequence MSIAENIDEVRRKIAGAAREAGRAPEEITLVGASKMNDAAACREAIAAGIDVLGENRVQEMLQKYEQHAYDGAPLHFIGHLQRNKVRQVVGKVELIQSVGSLELLEEIEKCAARQGLRQKVLLEVNIGGEESKSGFAPSEMMGAAEQALKKEHIEVRGVMTIPPVETAPHANMVFFHQVHTLYVDINEKLFHNKLEYLSMGMSGDYADAIRAGATMVRVGTAIFGARKYGAQ, from the coding sequence ATGTCCATTGCGGAAAACATTGACGAGGTGCGCCGGAAGATCGCCGGCGCCGCCCGGGAGGCGGGCAGGGCGCCGGAGGAGATCACTCTGGTGGGCGCCAGCAAGATGAACGACGCCGCCGCCTGCCGGGAGGCCATTGCCGCCGGCATCGACGTGCTGGGGGAAAACCGGGTCCAGGAGATGCTGCAAAAGTACGAGCAGCACGCCTATGACGGCGCACCGCTCCACTTCATCGGCCATCTGCAGCGCAACAAGGTCCGCCAGGTGGTGGGCAAGGTGGAGCTGATCCAGTCCGTGGGCAGCCTGGAGCTTTTGGAGGAGATCGAAAAATGCGCCGCCAGGCAGGGCCTGCGGCAGAAGGTGCTGCTGGAGGTCAATATCGGCGGCGAGGAGAGCAAGTCCGGGTTTGCGCCCTCGGAGATGATGGGCGCGGCGGAGCAGGCCCTGAAAAAAGAGCACATCGAGGTACGCGGCGTTATGACCATCCCGCCGGTGGAAACGGCTCCTCACGCAAATATGGTGTTTTTTCATCAAGTTCACACACTATATGTTGACATCAACGAGAAATTGTTTCATAATAAATTAGAATACCTGTCCATGGGCATGAGCGGCGATTACGCCGATGCCATCCGGGCCGGCGCCACCATGGTTCGTGTGGGCACTGCGATCTTTGGCGCCCGGAAATACGGCGCCCAATAA